In a genomic window of Myxococcaceae bacterium JPH2:
- a CDS encoding VWA domain-containing protein, with protein MTRPFRAPLVLLSALLAAACHSPVDDPGSTVPGTCESAPPLVAPQKTDILFVIDNSGSMAEEQAGIATELPAFLEAIKEGSGVAQDFRVGVITTSVYQRHILNTGQDVTRQYPDQAGRLQAVPDAVGNPTDERFIDGTDGFLVEKFRRLVKQGTEGSGQETPFEAVRLAVSSPLSTTAIAQGGNGGFLRDGARLLVVVVTDEEDCSSTVRPPPVALRDDASRDFCHEQENLLTSVDDYYAIFQGLHDGTGASREVLWATIGPVALSDKRAELVQDSTPQGPVVRNADCPTSYGPGYRQRAMAEKFDRKLVNLDSVCKSNYRDTLIGIAALATVGQSVDVMNLPDARLARVELTRADGSVQVCSVAGGELRYEPSAEGRSARLYFLGGCLRRVGDTRVDVKLLCAG; from the coding sequence GTGACGCGCCCTTTCCGAGCCCCCCTCGTCCTGCTGTCCGCCCTGCTGGCGGCGGCCTGTCATTCTCCCGTGGATGACCCGGGTTCCACCGTGCCTGGGACTTGCGAATCCGCTCCGCCGCTCGTCGCGCCGCAGAAGACGGACATCCTCTTCGTCATCGACAACTCCGGCTCCATGGCCGAGGAGCAGGCGGGCATCGCCACGGAGCTGCCCGCCTTCCTGGAGGCCATCAAGGAGGGCAGCGGGGTGGCGCAGGACTTTCGCGTGGGGGTCATCACGACGTCGGTGTATCAGCGGCACATCCTGAACACGGGCCAGGACGTCACCCGGCAGTACCCGGATCAAGCCGGCCGTCTCCAGGCGGTGCCGGATGCCGTCGGGAACCCCACGGACGAGCGCTTCATCGACGGCACGGACGGCTTCCTCGTGGAGAAGTTCCGCCGGCTGGTGAAGCAGGGCACGGAGGGCAGTGGCCAGGAGACGCCCTTCGAGGCGGTGCGCCTGGCCGTCTCCAGCCCGCTGAGCACCACGGCCATCGCCCAGGGGGGCAACGGAGGCTTCCTCCGGGATGGCGCGCGCCTGCTGGTGGTGGTGGTGACGGACGAGGAGGACTGCAGCTCCACGGTGCGGCCGCCTCCGGTGGCGCTGCGCGACGACGCCTCGCGCGACTTCTGCCACGAGCAGGAGAACCTGCTGACGTCGGTGGATGACTACTACGCCATCTTCCAGGGCCTGCATGACGGGACGGGCGCCTCGCGCGAGGTGCTCTGGGCCACCATCGGGCCGGTGGCGCTGAGCGACAAGCGGGCGGAGTTGGTGCAGGACAGCACGCCGCAGGGGCCTGTCGTGCGCAACGCGGATTGCCCGACGTCCTACGGCCCGGGCTACCGCCAGCGCGCCATGGCGGAGAAGTTCGACCGCAAGCTGGTGAACCTGGACTCCGTCTGCAAGAGCAACTACCGGGACACGCTCATCGGCATCGCGGCGCTGGCCACGGTGGGCCAGAGCGTGGACGTGATGAACCTGCCGGATGCGCGGCTGGCGCGCGTGGAGCTGACGCGCGCGGATGGCTCGGTGCAGGTGTGCTCGGTGGCGGGAGGCGAGCTGCGCTACGAGCCGTCCGCGGAGGGACGCTCGGCGCGGCTGTACTTCCTGGGTGGGTGTCTGCGTCGCGTGGGCGATACCCGGGTGGATGTGAAGCTGCTCTGCGCGGGCTAG